GTTTAATCATTCCTGATTTTAATAAAAATTTATGACTAATCGATTCGGCTTCTGCAGGCTCTTCTCTTAGTGTTGGTATAAATACTTTTGACTGTTTCATTGTTTTCCTCCTTAAAAATTACATGAAGTAACGTTGGATATCATTCCATGTAACCATGATCATGACAAATATTAAGAATACTGCACCTATAGAAAGCATTACCATTTCAGCTTTTTTATTGATTGGTTTTCTAAATATCATTTCATAAAATACGAATAATATTCTACCACCATCTAGTGCTGGTATTGGTAATAAATTCATAATACCTAAGTTTACACTTAATAATGCAGTAAAGCCCATTAATGTTACGAAACCTTGCTTAACTACTGAATCTACGTTGCTATAAATACCGACTGGACCATTCAACATATCAAATGAGAATCCACCTGTAAAAATACTACCGATTAAATTGAGTACAGCATGGAATATATATTGTCCTGCTACAATCGTCTTCTCAATACCAGCTAATAATGGACCAAACAATGTATGCTCAGTTGGTTGTGCAACGCCAATTAGGTAATTTGTTTCATATTTACCTTTACTTACTTCTACTTTATTTTTCTTAGCCGCGACTTTAAATGTTTTTTCTTTACCGTCTCTATCTACTTTGATTTCAACTGGAGATGTTTTCTTTTCTTTAAAAATCGGCTGAAGGTCTGTGAATTTATTAATTTCTTTACCATCAACAGACTTGATTTCATCACCTTTTTTAATACCTACAGTTTGGGCTGGTCCATCTTTTTGTAAATCTCCAAAGACAGGTTCGTTTGTCGGTACACCTTGCCAGTACGCCAAACCAATAAATATTACAAAAGCTAATATAAAGTTAAATAATGGACCCGCAAATAACGTTAAAAATCTTTGATAAGGTTTCTTACTCATCAATTGTCTATCTTTAGGTGCAATTTGAATTAAATCGCCACCTTGAACAAAATAAGCTTCTCTCGCAATTTTGTAGTGATGTCTTTCCTCATCACTAGAAGCAATTCCTTCAATGAAAATATCATTATCAAAATCACTATCTTTAACTTCTAAATGTTCTATTTGTTGAAATTTATGCTGGTCATCCATGATCACATGCGTAATTTCATTGTTTTCATTTAATTTTATTGCGATGTGCATACCAGGTGTTAAAGGATTTTGTTCAAGACCATCTCCGGCCATTCGAACATATCCACCTACTGGTAATAACCTAATTGTATAAAGTGTTTCATTTTTCTTATATGAAAAGATTTTTGGTCCCATGCCTATTGCAAATTCAGGACACATGATTCCTGCTCTTTTAGCAAAAAACATATGTCCATATTCATGCACAGTCACTAAGAGACCAAATACAAATATAAATGCTAATATAGTATAAATCACACTTACACCCCGTAATCCTTAGATTTATAAGCTGCATCAATGTTTAGTATCGTATCTAAATCTGGATGCTCTATGACTTGATGCGATTTCATTTCTTTTTCAATCATTGCCTCAATTTCTAAAAATGATATTTCATTGTTTAAAAATTTACTTACTGCGACTTCATTAACCGCATTTAAAACGACTGGCATTGTTCCGCCTATTTTGATTGCATCATAAGCGAAACGTATACATTTAAAACGTTGCCAATCCATTTCTTTAAAATTCAATTGACCAATTTGTGCTAAGTTTAATTTTTCTGCATCTCTAGGCAATCTATCTGGATAAGTAAACGCATATTGAATCGGTGTTCTCATATCCGGTGTACCTAATTGCGCAATTACACTTGTATCGTTAAACTCAACCATTGAATGAATAATACTCTCTTTATGTAATACTGTTTCTATTTGATCCACATTTAAATCGAATAACCATTTCGCTTCAATAACTTCTAAACCTTTATTCATCATTGTCGCTGAATCGATTGTGATTTTTTGTCCCATGGACCAATTAGGGTGATTCAAAGCATCTTCCACAGTAACTTTCTTTAAATCTTCACGTGTTAAGTCTCTAAAAGACCCTCCACTAGCTGTGATAATGAGCTTATTCACATGTTTCTTAGATTCGCCATTTAAACATTGGAATATCGCTGAATGTTCAGAATCAACAGGTATAATTTGAACTCGCTTCTCTTTCGCTCTACGCATAATCAATTCACCTGCAACAACAAGTGTTTCTTTATTTGCTAATCCAATATCAATACCTGACTCAATAGCTGCCATTGTTGGCTTCAATCCTATACTTCCAATAATAGAATTTAACAGTAAATCTGATTTAGAATACGTTGCTACACGCATTAATCCTTCTTCACCGTATTCAACTTCAACATCTAAATGTTTTAATTTATCAATATCTTCTGCATTTTGTACAGAAACAAGTTCAGGTTTAAATTCTTTTATGATATTTTGTGCGTATGCAACATTCTTCCCAACAGAGAAAGCCACTAGTTTAAATTGATCCTGATGTTCTCGTATGACATCCAACGCTTGTTGACCAATAGAACCACTCGCACCAAGAATAGCTATATGCTTCATAGAATGCACCCCATTTTACATTTGAAATAGAAATAAGTTTAACAATGGTAATACAAAAATAAAACTATCAAATCTATCTAATATACCACCATGTCCCGGCATAACATTGCCCGAATCTTTTACTCCAAAATGTCTCTTTAATCCAGATTCAACTAGGTCACCTAATTGTCCAAACATACTTAATAACATTGTTAACGGAATAAGTAACCATAATGATACATCCATATCAAATGATTGTCCAAATATTACCGCTACGATCAAACTTGATAAAATACCGCCAATAAAACCTTCAATCGTTTTATTAGGGCTGATTAATGGCCATAATTTGTGTTTACCAAATAAACGTCCAAATATATATGCACCAGTATCTGTTAACCAAACAACTAATAAAGCAAAGAGTATGAATTGTAATCCGTGTTCACGAGTTTCGTAAAAATACATAAACCCGATACCTATATAAGTTACCGATAAAACACAGAAGGCTGCATCCATAAAGTTAAATCTGTTCTTTGACATAACAGTATAACTTAACATTAAAAAGCTCATTACAATAAGTAATTGAAGTTGAATCCGTATATCATTATGAATAACTTCCTGCGGTATTAGAATGATGCATAATGAAATAATAGATAAAAATCCAGGTACTGAAACAATTGATAATTTGTTCATATTTAAAATTTCTTTTAACGCAATTAAAGCAAGTAAATACGCTAATATGACAACTGGCAATCTTCCATAAATCACTACAGGAAGAAATATAGCCATTGCAACGATTGCAGATATAGTTCTCGTCTTCATTATTTTCTCCTTTACAGCCCACCAAATCTACGCTGTCTTGACTGATAAATTTTCAAACAATCGATTAATGATTGTTCATCAAAGTCTGGCCACAACGTTTTAGTAAATATAAATTCACTATAAGATGATTGCCAAATTAAGAAATTGCTCAGTCTTTCCTCACCCGAAGTACGTATTAACAATTCAGGATCTGGAATATCAGAAGTGAATAAGTGTCGCATTAAATGATCCTCATTTAGATCATCAATTGATAGTTCACCCTCTTCAATTTCGTGGTACAGTTCTTTAACAGCATTTAAAATTTCAGCTCTCCCACCATAATTCAAGGCAAATACAAGGTTCAAACCAGTGTTATGTTTGGTCTTTTCGATCGCTTCTTCAATTGCATTTTTAGTATGCTTTGGTAGCGCATCAGTAAAACCTATTGTAGTTACTTTTACATTTTTCTCGATTAGTTCAGGTAAAAATGTTTTAAGAAAATCTACTGGCAATTTCATTAAAAATTTCACTTCATCATCTGGTCTAGCCCAGTTTTCTGTTGAAAATGCATACAACGTTAAATATTTAATACCTAAGTCATTTGCTTTTCGTGTGATTTTTTTTACGGTTTGCATGCCTTCATAGTGTCCTTTAATACGAGGCATTTTTTTACTTTTTGCCCATCGTCCGTTACCATCCATAATGATTGCTATATGTTCGGGAACTGTCATTTCTTTGTCTTGACTATTAACTTGTTGTTTTTGTTTTATATACTTTTTTATCATAGCGTCCTCCATCAAACAAACGCGAATTTATATGTAAAATTAATTAAACATATCGTCTTACATTTTATCACAAAAAGAACAGTTCTGTGTACTTAAAGAAAAAAACCGTACCAAAGTCTGATTTGGTACAGTTCTCATCTTTAAACTTCCAAAATGTCATTTTCTTTTTGAGCAGTTAAATCATCAATTTGTTTAATGAAATCATTAGTTAGTTCTTGAACATTATCTGTTTGATTTCTTAAATCATCTTCAGTAATATCACCGTTTTTCTCTTGTTTCTTCAAATCTTCATTTGAATCACGACGGATATTACGCACAGCTACTTTTGCATTTTCAGCTTCTTTTTTAGCTTCTTTTACAAGTTCTTTTCTGCGTTCTTCAGTTAATGCAGGAACAGATATTCTAATAACTGTACCATCACTTGTAGGGTTAACACCTAAGTTAGCAGCATTAATTGCTTTTAATACATCTTCAACAGAAGATTTATCGTAAGGTTGAACAACTAATAAGCGTGCTTCTGGTACTGAAATTCCTGCTAATTGTTGTATTGGTGTCGGTGCACCATAATACTCCACATTAACTCTTTCTAGAAGATTCGCATTTGCATGACCAGTTCTAATTGCTGCCAAATCTCTACTAAAACTTTCAATTGTTTTGTTCATTTTCGACTTTGTGTCTTGAATTACATCTGCCATGAAATTACACCTCGTGTTTATTTTGTAATAATTGTACCGATTTCTTCACCTTGAACGGCACGTTTAATATTTCCTTCTTCCATAATTGAGAATACAACAAGTGGGATATCGTTGTCCATACAGAATGATGAAGCAGTTGAATCCATTACTTGTAATCCTTCTTGCAACATTTGAATATATGTTAATCTTTCATATTTTTCTGCACTTGGGTCTACTTTAGGATCTGCAGAATATACACCATCAACATTATTTTTACCCATTAAGATAACATCAGCTTCAACTTCAGCTGCTCTTAAAGCTGCAGTTGTATCTGTAGAGAAGTATGGATTGCCTATTCCAGCAGCAAATATAACGACTCTCTTTTTCTCTAAGTGTCGAATTGCACGTCGTCTAATATATGGTTCTGCGACTTGTTTCATTTCAATTGAAGTTAATACACGTGTATCACATTCTAATTGTTCTAAACTATCTTGCAATGCTAATGCATTCATAACAGTTGCTAACATTCCCATATAATCTGCAGTTCCACGATCCATTCCTAAATCGCTTCCTGTTTTACCTCTCCAAATGTTTCCTCCACCAACGATAACTGCAACTTCACAGTCCATAGTTGCTACTTCTGACACTTGTTGAGCAATACTTTTAATTACTACTGGGTTAATACCAAAGCCAGAATCTCCAGCTAATGCCTCACCGCTTAGTTTTAGAACGACGCGTTTATATTTAGAATTCTTAGTCATCTTAATCCCTCTCTATGCTTATAATTTGTTCTATATATAACGAAAGAAGACACAAGACGTGTCTTCTTTCTAAAAAGCAATCTTAGTTGCCTTTCATTTGTCCTTTTACTTCATCAGCAAAGTT
The Mammaliicoccus sp. Dog046 genome window above contains:
- the rseP gene encoding RIP metalloprotease RseP, whose amino-acid sequence is MIYTILAFIFVFGLLVTVHEYGHMFFAKRAGIMCPEFAIGMGPKIFSYKKNETLYTIRLLPVGGYVRMAGDGLEQNPLTPGMHIAIKLNENNEITHVIMDDQHKFQQIEHLEVKDSDFDNDIFIEGIASSDEERHHYKIAREAYFVQGGDLIQIAPKDRQLMSKKPYQRFLTLFAGPLFNFILAFVIFIGLAYWQGVPTNEPVFGDLQKDGPAQTVGIKKGDEIKSVDGKEINKFTDLQPIFKEKKTSPVEIKVDRDGKEKTFKVAAKKNKVEVSKGKYETNYLIGVAQPTEHTLFGPLLAGIEKTIVAGQYIFHAVLNLIGSIFTGGFSFDMLNGPVGIYSNVDSVVKQGFVTLMGFTALLSVNLGIMNLLPIPALDGGRILFVFYEMIFRKPINKKAEMVMLSIGAVFLIFVMIMVTWNDIQRYFM
- the dxr gene encoding 1-deoxy-D-xylulose-5-phosphate reductoisomerase → MKHIAILGASGSIGQQALDVIREHQDQFKLVAFSVGKNVAYAQNIIKEFKPELVSVQNAEDIDKLKHLDVEVEYGEEGLMRVATYSKSDLLLNSIIGSIGLKPTMAAIESGIDIGLANKETLVVAGELIMRRAKEKRVQIIPVDSEHSAIFQCLNGESKKHVNKLIITASGGSFRDLTREDLKKVTVEDALNHPNWSMGQKITIDSATMMNKGLEVIEAKWLFDLNVDQIETVLHKESIIHSMVEFNDTSVIAQLGTPDMRTPIQYAFTYPDRLPRDAEKLNLAQIGQLNFKEMDWQRFKCIRFAYDAIKIGGTMPVVLNAVNEVAVSKFLNNEISFLEIEAMIEKEMKSHQVIEHPDLDTILNIDAAYKSKDYGV
- a CDS encoding phosphatidate cytidylyltransferase — encoded protein: MKTRTISAIVAMAIFLPVVIYGRLPVVILAYLLALIALKEILNMNKLSIVSVPGFLSIISLCIILIPQEVIHNDIRIQLQLLIVMSFLMLSYTVMSKNRFNFMDAAFCVLSVTYIGIGFMYFYETREHGLQFILFALLVVWLTDTGAYIFGRLFGKHKLWPLISPNKTIEGFIGGILSSLIVAVIFGQSFDMDVSLWLLIPLTMLLSMFGQLGDLVESGLKRHFGVKDSGNVMPGHGGILDRFDSFIFVLPLLNLFLFQM
- a CDS encoding isoprenyl transferase; this encodes MIKKYIKQKQQVNSQDKEMTVPEHIAIIMDGNGRWAKSKKMPRIKGHYEGMQTVKKITRKANDLGIKYLTLYAFSTENWARPDDEVKFLMKLPVDFLKTFLPELIEKNVKVTTIGFTDALPKHTKNAIEEAIEKTKHNTGLNLVFALNYGGRAEILNAVKELYHEIEEGELSIDDLNEDHLMRHLFTSDIPDPELLIRTSGEERLSNFLIWQSSYSEFIFTKTLWPDFDEQSLIDCLKIYQSRQRRFGGL
- the frr gene encoding ribosome recycling factor translates to MADVIQDTKSKMNKTIESFSRDLAAIRTGHANANLLERVNVEYYGAPTPIQQLAGISVPEARLLVVQPYDKSSVEDVLKAINAANLGVNPTSDGTVIRISVPALTEERRKELVKEAKKEAENAKVAVRNIRRDSNEDLKKQEKNGDITEDDLRNQTDNVQELTNDFIKQIDDLTAQKENDILEV
- the pyrH gene encoding UMP kinase, with translation MTKNSKYKRVVLKLSGEALAGDSGFGINPVVIKSIAQQVSEVATMDCEVAVIVGGGNIWRGKTGSDLGMDRGTADYMGMLATVMNALALQDSLEQLECDTRVLTSIEMKQVAEPYIRRRAIRHLEKKRVVIFAAGIGNPYFSTDTTAALRAAEVEADVILMGKNNVDGVYSADPKVDPSAEKYERLTYIQMLQEGLQVMDSTASSFCMDNDIPLVVFSIMEEGNIKRAVQGEEIGTIITK